A genome region from Hevea brasiliensis isolate MT/VB/25A 57/8 chromosome 9, ASM3005281v1, whole genome shotgun sequence includes the following:
- the LOC110639840 gene encoding DNA replication licensing factor MCM7-like, with amino-acid sequence MNCDRYFFHRTVFPAKSLLPRTSTSTQTKDFISNFADANGEAKYMNILQDLANHKSRAVKIDFEDLLNYKDLDEEFFRPSY; translated from the exons ATGAATTGTGATCGTTATTTCTTTCACCGTACCGTCTTTCCCGCCAAAAGCCTCCTTCCAAGGACTTCGACTTCAACGCAGACAAAG GATTTTATCTCCAACTTCGCTGATGCAAATGGCGAAGCCAAATACATGAACATTCTT CAAGATCTTGCAAATCATAAGAGTCGTGCAGTCAAGATCGATTTCGAAGACCTTCTTAAT TATAAGGACTTGGATGAAGAGTTCTTTAGACCGAGTTACTGA
- the LOC110639806 gene encoding uncharacterized protein LOC110639806, translating to MDFWKCASSISKAPLSTSNNAVEKSQIEQQQRTDVDVDLREVYFLILLFLSSGPCQKSFGHFWNELLEHELLPRRYHAWFSRSGACSGNDDDDGVSLPLSYNKLVDRYPHIEKDHLVKLLKQLLQHIAPPVPDKPGVHPPNAADVPTLLGSGSFSLLDCFRSMNKQAKSPPVHLRWPHMQADQVHGLGLREIGGGFTKHHRASSIRSACYAIAKPLTMVQKMQNIKKLRGHRDAVYCAIFDRLGRYVITGSDDRLVKIWSMETAFCLASCRGHEGDITDLAVSSNNALVASASNDFVIRVWRLPDGLPISVLRGHTGAVTAIAFSPRPSSVYQLLSSSDDGTCRIWDARYSQCSPRIYVPKPSDAISGKNNGPFSNGSSSSNGSQSNQILCCAYNANGTVFVTGSSDTYARVWSAFKSTTDESEQPIHEMDVLSGHENDVNYVQFSGCAVASRSSLSDTLKEENVPKFKNSWFCHDNIVTCSRDGSAIIWSPRSRRSHGKCGRWTKSYHLKVPPPPLPPQPSRGGPRQRILPTPRGVNMIVWSLDNRFVLAAIMDCRICVWNAADSSLVHSLTGHTASSYVLDVHPFNPRIAMSAGYDGRTIVWDIWEGIPIRTYEIGLGRFKLVDGKFSPDGTSIVLSDDVGQIHLLNTGQGESQKDAKYDQFFLGDYRPLIRDSAGNVLDQETQLPPHRRNIQDPICDSSMIPYPEPYQTMFQKRRLGALGIEWHPPSIKFAVGIDFNLGLDYQMPPLEDLDRMIEPLPEFIDAIYWEPENEVISDDADSEYNVAEECTSEGEQGSMCYSSAIDPDCSMEDSDIEHSQKDGPRRSRRTKQRIEVVESFGRHVKKRNLNERDGLISGSNGAKKLKNGRKVSKGKSSKAKSSRPQRIAARNALNMFSRITGTSTDEDVEDESEDDTSSSESGLQESNIQRKISDKYLQNMQDKYTKEENIVKPQELPDSQPNAGNRKKLVLKLSLRGSKKPVSPEDRMLNVKRQVNHMNLGPRPLPETEINLSSKDPGSSSSHWFDVDLSQNQNNHVTGIGNPEKVEDDMEGSSHDNGSKIRWGEIKICTSKNSRSGDAMPGNASTGVNTSYDAHKERRIDVNGDEELFEVDQDGARIEEPVPSGVIQSSLAFVSSSLGEHQSKCGASASNCDEASDEGDKDCSNLDSVEARECAGVNLCEGLKENPLPKLTKIKMRTKGTLGDLRTPSKIKFMRAVDDLHQDAVDIMSEGPSEQNQLLGVPGKGEGSVRSVSLYNVHEREKSHKSIADLEHLDYLVEEDVSDAMHRTRSMKMKATSWQQNDVNHNLRFRLGHELVGASNNDGIELQSEERLMNSRIAVRSRSARNRRGDNCSSSLISRKPSQPARKLSWLILSKHEEDYRYIPQLGDEVVYLRQGHQEYIESTNSSEIGPWNFIKGYLGAVEICKVESLNYAPAAGSGDSCCKVILRFIDPSSGVFGKAFKLTLPELINFPDFVVEKTRYDAAVSRNWTHRDKCQVWWKNENGEGGSWWEGRILSLEAKSDEFPDSPWERYLIRYKADPLENHRHSAWELHDPGTKWEHPHIDVKISNKLLFSFDKLEESASTNQDIYGIEKLNEASQKLDFFNRFPVPLCPEIIRSRLENNYYRSIEAVKHDVHVMMENAQSYFAKNAVLSHKMKRLSEWFSKKLSKL from the exons ATGGACTTCTGGAAGTGTGCATCTTCTATTAGTAAGGCACCTTTAAGTACTTCTAATAATGCGGTGGAGAAGTCCCAGATTGAACAACAACAGAGGACTGATGTAGATGTAGACCTTAGAGAAGTTTACTTCCTGATTTTGCTTTTTCTTTCTTCTGGGCCTTGCCAAAAGAGTTTTGGACACTTTTGGAATGAGCTTTTAGAGCATGAGCTTCTACCTAGAAGATATCATGCATGGTTTTCAAGAAGTGGTGCATGTAGCggaaatgatgatgatgatggtgtctctcttccattgagtTATAATAAATTGGTGGACAG GTATCCTCATATTGAGAAGGATCATTTGGTGAAGCTTCTGAAGCAACTGCTACAGCATATAGCCCCTCCTGTGCCTGACAAGCCTGGAGTACATCCTCCAAATGCAGCTGATGTTCCTACTTTACTGGGATCTGGCTCCTTTTCGCTTCTGGATT GTTTTAGGAGTATGAATAAGCAAGCTAAGTCTCCGCCTGTGCACCTGCGTTGGCCTCATATGCAGGCTGATCAGGTGCATGGTTTAGGTTTAAGGGAGATTGGTGGAGGTTTTACAAAGCACCATCGTGCTTCATCCATTCGCTCTGCATGCTATGCTATTGCTAAGCCATTGACCATGGTGCAAAAGATGCAAAACATAAAGAAGTTGAGGGGACATCGTGATGCAGTCTATTGTG CTATATTTGATCGCTTAGGTAGGTATGTGATTACTGGCTCGGATGATCGTCTCGTCAAGATTTGGTCCATGGAAACTGCATTTTGCTTAGCAAGCTGCCGAGGGCATGAA GGTGACATTACTGACTTGGCTGTAAGTTCAAACAATGCTTTAGTGGCTTCTGCTTCTAATGATTTCGTCATCCGAGTA TGGCGCTTGCCTGATGGGTTGCCAATATCAGTATTGCGAGGGCACACTGGAGCTGTTACTGCCATTGCATTTAGTCCCAGGCCTAGCTCTGTCTACCAACTTTTATC GTCATCGGATGATGGAACTTGTCGAATCTGGGATGCTAGATATTCCCAGTGCAGTCCACGAATTTATGTGCCAAAACCTTCCGATGCTATTTCTG GTAAGAACAATGGTCCATTTAGTAATGGATCCTCCTCAAGCAATGGTTCACAGAGCAATCAGATATTATGTTGTGCTTACAATGCCAATGGAACTGTCTTTGTGACTGGTAGCTCTGATACTTATGCAAGG GTTTGGAGTGCCTTTAAATCTACTACAGATGAGTCAGAACAACCAATTCATGAGATGGATGTATTATCTGGGCATGAAAATGATGTCAATTATGTTCAGTTCAG TGGCTGTGCTGTGGCTTCAAGATCTTCATTGTCTGACACTTTGAAGGAGGAGAATGTTCCCAAATTCAAAAATTCCTG GTTCTGTCATGATAACATAGTCACTTGTTCTCGTGATGGTAGCGCAATTATATGGAGTCCTAGATCGCGCAGATCCCAT GGAAAATGTGGACGTTGGACTAAGTCATATCATCTGAAAGTTCCACCGCCCCCATTGCCTCCTCAACCTTCCCGAGGAGGTCCGCGTCAAAGGATTCTTCCTACTCCTCGTGGTGTTAATATGATTGTGTGGAGCTTGGATAATCGCTTTGTGCTTGCAGCTATAATGG ATTGCAGAATATGTGTTTGGAATGCTGCTGATAGTAGCTTGGTACATTCTTTGACTGGTCACACTGCATCT TCTTATGTTTTAGATGTTCATCCTTTCAACCCTCGGATAGCTATGAGTGCTGGATATGACGGAAGAACAATAGTCTGGGAT ATATGGGAGGGCATTCCTATTCGCACATATGAAATTGGACTAGGACGTTTCAAGTTGGTTGATGGGAAGTTTTCGCC GGATGGAACATCAATAGTTCTTTCAGATGATGTTGGCCAGATACATTTACTGAACACAGGCCAAGGGGAGTCCCAGAAGGATGCCAAATATGATCAG TTCTTCCTTGGGGACTATCGGCCCCTTATCCGGGATTCTGCTGGAAATGTTCTTGATCAG GAGACACAGCTCCCTCCACATCGAAGGAACATTCAAGATCCTATTTGTGATTCCA GTATGATTCCATACCCGGAACCTTATCAGACCATGTTCCAGAAACGTCGACTCGGTGCACTTGGTATTGAATGGCATCCTCCATCCATAAAATTTGCTGTTGGTATAGATTTCAATTTGGGCCTGGATTATCAAATGCCTCCTTTGGAAGATTTGGATAGAATGATTGAGCCACTACCAGAGTTCATAGATGCCATTTACTGGGAGCCTGAAAATGAAGTCATAAGTGATGATGCTGACTCGGAGTATAATGTTGCAGAGGAATGCACCAGTGAAGGAGAACAAGGTAGCATGTGTTACAGCTCTGCCATTGATCCAGATTGTAGTATGGAGGACAGTGACATTGAACATAGTCAGAAAGATGGCCCTCGCAGGTCAAGAAGAACAAAACAAAGAATTGAAGTG GTCGAGTCCTTTGGGAGGCATGTCAAGAAGAGGAATTTGAATGAGCGTGATGGCCTGATATCTGGAAGTAATGGagctaagaaattaaaaaatggcCGGAAAGTCTCTAAGGGAAAGTCTTCCAAGGCAAAGTCATCCAGACCTCAGCGTATTGCAGCACGCAATGCTCTAAATATGTTCTCCAGAATTACTGGAACATCTACAGATGAAGATGTTGAAGACGAGTCGGAAGATGATACATCCAGCAGTGAATCAGGGCTGCAAGAATCAAACATTCAAAGAAAAATATCTGATAAATACTTGCAGAATATGCAAGATAAATatacaaaagaagaaaatataGTCAAACCTCAGGAACTCCCTGATTCTCAACCAAATGCTGGAAATAGGAAGAAATTAGTCTTGAAGCTTTCACTTCGGGGTTCTAAGAAACCTGTGTCTCCAGAAGACAGAATGCTCAATGTCAAGAGACAGGTTAATCATATGAATCTGGGTCCCAGGCCTCTTCCAGAAACTGAAATCAATTTAAGCTCCAAAGATCCAGGGTCATCTTCCTCACATTGGTTTGATGTGGATCTGTCCCAAAATCAGAATAATCATGTCACTGGTATAGGTAATCCTGAAAAGGTTGAGGATGACATGGAGGGATCTTCACATGACAATGGAAGCAAAATCAGATGGGGAGAGATCAAAATCTGTACTTCCAAGAATTCAAGATCAGGAGATGCAATGCCAGGTAATGCATCCACTGGAGTCAATACTAGTTATGATGCACACAAGGAGAGAAGGATTGATGTTAATGG GGATGAGGAACTGTTTGAAGTGGATCAAGATGGTGCAAGAATTGAAGAGCCTGTTCCTTCAGGTGTAATACAAAGTTCTTTGGCATTTGTGTCATCTTCACTAGGCGAACATCAATCAAAATGTGGTGCTTCTGCCAGCAATTGTGATGAAGCTTCTGATGAGGGAGACAAAGACTGCAGTAATCTTGATTCAGTGGAAGCAAGAGAATGTGCTGGTGTAAACCTTTGTGAGGGACTGAAAGAGAACCCTCTTCCTaagttaacaaaaataaaaatgagaacTAAAGGGACTTTGGGGGATTTACGGACTCCTTCCAAAATTAAGTTTATGAGAGCTGTGGATGATTTGCATCAAGATGCAGTTGATATAATGTCTGAAGGTCCCTCAGAGCAAAATCAACTCTTAGGAGTACCAGGAAAAGGTGAAGGTTCTGTTAGATCAGTTTCTTTATACAATGTTCATGAAAGGGAAAAGTCACATAAGAGCATTGCTGATTTAGAACATTTAGATTATCTTGTGGAAGAAGATGTGTCAGATGCAATGCATAGAACAAGATCAATGAAGATGAAGGCAACTTCTTGGCAGCAAAATGATGTGAACCATAATTTAAGGTTCAGATTGGGTCATGAATTGGTGGGAGCATCAAATAATGATGGTATTGAGCTCCAATCTGAAGAAAGGTTGATGAATTCAAGAATTGCAGTAAGATCAAGGTCTGCTAGAAACAGGCGAGGTGATAATTGCTCAAGTTCTTTGATTTCTAGGAAACCAAGTCAACCTGCAAGGAAATTGTCATGGCTGATCTTGTCAAAACATGAGGAAGATTATCGTTATATCCCTCAGCTAGGCGATGAAGTTGTGTATTTGAGACAG GGCCATCAAGAATATATTGAATCAACAAACTCATCAGAAATAGGTCCTTGGAATTTTATTAAGGGATACCTTGGTGCCGTGGAAATTTGTAAGGTTGAAAGCCTGAATTATGCCCCAGCTGCTGGTTCTGGGGATAGCTGTTGTAAAGTTATACTCAGATTTATAGATCCTTCATCTGGTGTATTTGGTAAAGCATTCAAATTGACCCTGCCTGAACTGATCAATTTTCCCGATTTTGTTGTTGAGAAAACAAGGTATGATGCTGCTGTCAGTAGAAATTGGACCCATAGGGATAAATGCCAGGTGTGGTGGAAGAATGAGAATGGGGAAGGTGGGAGTTGGTGGGAGGGTAGAATTCTTTCTTTAGAGGCGAAATCTGATGAATTTCCTGATAGCCCTTGGGAGAGATACTTAATTCGATACAAGGCTGACCCGCTTGAAAACCATCGACACAGTGCTTGGGAACTGCATGATCCTGGGACGAAATGGGAGCACCCTCATATTGATGTCAAAATTAGTAATAAGCTACTATTTTCTTTTGATAAATTAGAGGAGTCAGCGAGCACAAATCAG GATATTTATGGaattgaaaaattgaatgaaGCTTCTCAGAAGTTGGATTTCTTTAACAG GTTTCCAGTTCCTCTGTGTCCCGAAATTATCCGATCAAGGTTAGAAAACAACTATTACCGTAGCATAGAAGCAGTGAAGCATGATGTACATGTGATGATGGAAAATGCACAATCTTATTTTGCCAAAAATGCTGTGCTATCACACAAGATGAAGCGTCTATCAGAATGGTTTTCAAAGAAACTGTCAAAACTGTGA